In Carya illinoinensis cultivar Pawnee chromosome 9, C.illinoinensisPawnee_v1, whole genome shotgun sequence, the following are encoded in one genomic region:
- the LOC122277546 gene encoding nuclear transport factor 2-like isoform X2, which translates to MLNSGQIVFSFLNLDVFFFYTSRVLSLDNLNYKAEILTVDSEFSYQGGVMVLVTGCLTGDNNYRRKFTQSFFLAPQEKGYVVLNDFFRHVGESETDDQTDSVANNHITESSPKAVALTPGSAEPSLGSDNDHPEPNQTTNVDDDTHKHKDDGQQLSNGQVSVSEKGIDHEKHPIDSSQSAESPLTETAPTIQEDAPKKSFASVCC; encoded by the exons ATGCTAAACTCAGGTCAAATAGTGTTTTCTTTCCTtaatttagatgtattttttttttatacaagcaGGGTACTATCATTGGACAACTTGAACTATAAGGCAGAAATATTGACTGTTGATTCTGAGTTTTCATACCAGGGTGGGGTGATGGTTTTAGTTACTGGTTGTTTAACTGGAGACAACAATTATAGAAGGAAGTTTACCCAATCGTTCTTTCTAGCTCCCCAAGAGAAAGGATACGTTGTCTTGAATGATTTTTTTAGACATGTGGGTGAATCTGAAACCGATGATCAGACTGATTCAGTGGCAAATAATCATATTACAGAAAGCTCCCCAAAAGCTGTTGCTTTAACTCCTGGCTCTGCAG AGCCATCTCTTGGTTCTGACAATGACCACCCAGAACCTAATCAAACTACCAATGTAGATGATGATACTCATAAGCATAAGGATGATGGTCAACAATTGTCCAACGGCCAAGTGTCAGTTAGTGAAAAGGGAATTGATCATGAGAAGCATCCAATTGATTCAAGTCAGAGTGCTGAAAGTCCACTCACTGAGACAGCTCCTACAATCCAGGAGGATGCTCCAAAGAAGTCTTTTGCATCAGTG TGCTGCTAA
- the LOC122277546 gene encoding nuclear transport factor 2-like isoform X1, whose product MLNSGQIVFSFLNLDVFFFYTSRVLSLDNLNYKAEILTVDSEFSYQGGVMVLVTGCLTGDNNYRRKFTQSFFLAPQEKGYVVLNDFFRHVGESETDDQTDSVANNHITESSPKAVALTPGSAEPSLGSDNDHPEPNQTTNVDDDTHKHKDDGQQLSNGQVSVSEKGIDHEKHPIDSSQSAESPLTETAPTIQEDAPKKSFASVVSKIYSCLASVITDLKILNCLHEYIILF is encoded by the exons ATGCTAAACTCAGGTCAAATAGTGTTTTCTTTCCTtaatttagatgtattttttttttatacaagcaGGGTACTATCATTGGACAACTTGAACTATAAGGCAGAAATATTGACTGTTGATTCTGAGTTTTCATACCAGGGTGGGGTGATGGTTTTAGTTACTGGTTGTTTAACTGGAGACAACAATTATAGAAGGAAGTTTACCCAATCGTTCTTTCTAGCTCCCCAAGAGAAAGGATACGTTGTCTTGAATGATTTTTTTAGACATGTGGGTGAATCTGAAACCGATGATCAGACTGATTCAGTGGCAAATAATCATATTACAGAAAGCTCCCCAAAAGCTGTTGCTTTAACTCCTGGCTCTGCAG AGCCATCTCTTGGTTCTGACAATGACCACCCAGAACCTAATCAAACTACCAATGTAGATGATGATACTCATAAGCATAAGGATGATGGTCAACAATTGTCCAACGGCCAAGTGTCAGTTAGTGAAAAGGGAATTGATCATGAGAAGCATCCAATTGATTCAAGTCAGAGTGCTGAAAGTCCACTCACTGAGACAGCTCCTACAATCCAGGAGGATGCTCCAAAGAAGTCTTTTGCATCAGTGGTGAGTAAAATTTATAGCTGTCTTGCTAGTGTTATCACTGACCTGAAAATACTCAATTGCCTtcatgaatatataatattgttttag
- the LOC122277546 gene encoding nuclear transport factor 2-like isoform X3, with product MVLVTGCLTGDNNYRRKFTQSFFLAPQEKGYVVLNDFFRHVGESETDDQTDSVANNHITESSPKAVALTPGSAEPSLGSDNDHPEPNQTTNVDDDTHKHKDDGQQLSNGQVSVSEKGIDHEKHPIDSSQSAESPLTETAPTIQEDAPKKSFASVVSKIYSCLASVITDLKILNCLHEYIILF from the exons ATGGTTTTAGTTACTGGTTGTTTAACTGGAGACAACAATTATAGAAGGAAGTTTACCCAATCGTTCTTTCTAGCTCCCCAAGAGAAAGGATACGTTGTCTTGAATGATTTTTTTAGACATGTGGGTGAATCTGAAACCGATGATCAGACTGATTCAGTGGCAAATAATCATATTACAGAAAGCTCCCCAAAAGCTGTTGCTTTAACTCCTGGCTCTGCAG AGCCATCTCTTGGTTCTGACAATGACCACCCAGAACCTAATCAAACTACCAATGTAGATGATGATACTCATAAGCATAAGGATGATGGTCAACAATTGTCCAACGGCCAAGTGTCAGTTAGTGAAAAGGGAATTGATCATGAGAAGCATCCAATTGATTCAAGTCAGAGTGCTGAAAGTCCACTCACTGAGACAGCTCCTACAATCCAGGAGGATGCTCCAAAGAAGTCTTTTGCATCAGTGGTGAGTAAAATTTATAGCTGTCTTGCTAGTGTTATCACTGACCTGAAAATACTCAATTGCCTtcatgaatatataatattgttttag